One segment of Micromonospora parathelypteridis DNA contains the following:
- a CDS encoding helix-turn-helix transcriptional regulator — translation MRTVLVCVRTPLAAQHLTSAAARLGLSAIVRTAVSDPEVMLRLAERPADVVLADTALTRPDSAGFVRRVLARAPQAAVVLLGTEESEAAAATISAGARGLIQNVDHDLTSAVAKALLLLTAPGRASRQRITDPARDTASVGGSGRSGPSPRGSGEPGWAATPGEGQAGVPSVPVQRGDDEPESATGESAAEQTDATRPAPNARSTRASIGLTERELQVLLGMAEGKSNAEIGRELFVSEDTVKTHARRLFRKLGARDRAHAVAAGFRAGLVA, via the coding sequence GTGCGTACCGTTCTTGTGTGCGTTCGGACACCACTCGCGGCCCAGCACCTTACTTCTGCTGCCGCGCGGCTGGGGTTGTCCGCAATTGTTCGTACCGCCGTCTCCGATCCTGAGGTGATGCTGCGGTTGGCCGAGCGACCTGCCGACGTGGTGCTGGCCGACACGGCCCTCACCCGGCCGGACAGCGCCGGCTTCGTCCGTCGGGTGCTGGCCCGCGCGCCGCAGGCCGCGGTGGTGCTGCTCGGTACCGAAGAGTCCGAGGCCGCGGCGGCCACCATCAGCGCTGGCGCCCGGGGTCTCATCCAGAATGTCGACCACGATCTGACCAGTGCGGTGGCCAAGGCTCTGCTGCTGCTCACCGCGCCCGGCCGGGCCTCCCGGCAGCGGATCACCGATCCGGCCCGGGACACCGCGTCGGTGGGCGGTTCCGGTCGCTCCGGGCCGTCGCCGCGTGGCTCCGGTGAGCCCGGCTGGGCGGCCACGCCCGGCGAGGGGCAGGCGGGTGTGCCGTCGGTGCCGGTGCAGCGGGGTGACGACGAGCCTGAGTCTGCGACGGGCGAGTCGGCGGCCGAGCAGACCGACGCGACCCGGCCCGCCCCGAACGCCCGGTCCACCCGCGCGTCGATCGGGCTCACCGAGCGCGAGCTTCAGGTGCTGCTGGGCATGGCCGAGGGCAAGAGCAACGCGGAGATCGGCCGGGAGCTGTTCGTCTCGGAGGACACCGTCAAGACGCACGCCCGCCGGTTGTTCCGCAAGCTTGGTGCTCGGGATCGGGCGCACGCGGTGGCCGCGGGTTTCCGGGCCGGCCTGGTCGCCTGA
- a CDS encoding DUF5319 domain-containing protein, with product MHDEPIDPFNGDPADPTAGLEDPGDDATPDPLTDVERQDVLEDLADLEIYQALLAPIGVRGLVIECEDCREPHYFDWDLLRGNLRHLLNSGRPRVHEPAYDPDPDHYVTWDYARGYADGVHDTLSEGTEDEPGTPTATQ from the coding sequence GTGCACGACGAGCCCATCGACCCGTTCAACGGCGACCCGGCCGATCCGACAGCGGGTCTGGAGGACCCGGGCGACGATGCGACGCCGGATCCACTGACCGACGTCGAGCGGCAGGATGTGCTGGAAGACCTCGCCGACCTGGAGATCTACCAGGCTCTGCTGGCCCCGATCGGGGTCCGTGGGCTGGTGATCGAATGCGAGGACTGCCGTGAGCCCCACTACTTCGACTGGGACCTGCTCCGGGGCAACCTGCGGCACCTGCTCAACTCGGGTCGCCCCCGGGTGCACGAGCCCGCGTACGACCCCGACCCGGACCACTACGTGACCTGGGACTACGCCCGGGGGTACGCCGACGGGGTGCACGACACGCTGAGCGAGGGCACCGAGGACGAGCCGGGCACCCCGACCGCCACCCAGTGA
- a CDS encoding WhiB family transcriptional regulator, which produces MSNVRRLPGPIVDLWDWQRLGACRGRDSAQFFHPDGERGSSRLRRESAAKSVCRACPVRAECAAHALSVREPYGVWGGFSEAERLRLLAVGWEDLADRRHARVDVARLEARLGRPHKSTVPAQRNVA; this is translated from the coding sequence ATGTCGAACGTACGTAGACTGCCCGGACCCATCGTCGATCTCTGGGACTGGCAGCGACTCGGTGCCTGCCGGGGGCGGGACAGCGCCCAGTTCTTCCACCCCGACGGCGAGCGAGGCTCATCCCGACTGCGTCGTGAGTCCGCCGCCAAGTCGGTCTGCCGCGCCTGCCCGGTCAGGGCCGAGTGCGCCGCGCACGCGCTGTCCGTCCGCGAGCCGTACGGCGTGTGGGGCGGCTTCAGCGAGGCGGAACGACTGCGACTGCTCGCCGTGGGCTGGGAGGACCTCGCTGACCGCCGGCACGCCCGGGTCGACGTCGCACGGCTGGAGGCCCGCCTGGGTCGCCCGCACAAGTCGACCGTCCCGGCCCAACGCAACGTCGCCTGA
- the guaB gene encoding IMP dehydrogenase has translation MENSPSADFAAGVEYADLGGHLPELPTGSARVVPLGLTFDDVLLQPGESDVAPSEVVTRTRLTKEIEIAIPLVSSAMDTVTEARMAIAMARNGGIGVLHRNLSMEDQAQQVDLVKRSESGMITNPVTCSPEDTVRDVDRLCAKFRISGLPVTDASGALVGIITNRDMRFVSDPSTPVHEVMTKLPLITAPVGVSKADALDLLRKHKVEKLPLVDEGGRLRGLITVKDFTKSEQFPLATKDSSGRLRVAAAIGFGEESYKRARTLVDAGVDVVVVDVAHGHSRAIVEMIQRLKRETDVQVIGGNSATYAGARALAEAGADAVKVGVGPGSICTTRVVAGVGVPQITAIMEAARACRPLGVPVIGDGGMQYSGDIAKALVAGADSVMLGSLLAGCEESPGELIFINGKQYKSYRGMGSLGAMQSRGVQKSYSKDRYFQDDVISDEKLIPEGIEGQVPYRGPLATVAHQLVGGLRQGMFYSGAPTIPELHRRGQLIRITAAGLKESHPHDVQMTVEAPNYHSR, from the coding sequence GTGGAAAATTCGCCCAGCGCCGACTTTGCGGCCGGTGTCGAGTACGCCGACCTGGGCGGCCACCTGCCCGAGCTGCCGACCGGCTCCGCCCGGGTGGTTCCGCTCGGCCTCACCTTCGACGACGTGCTGTTGCAGCCGGGCGAGTCGGACGTGGCGCCCAGCGAGGTGGTCACCCGTACCCGGCTGACCAAGGAGATCGAGATCGCCATCCCGCTGGTCTCCAGCGCGATGGACACGGTGACCGAGGCGCGGATGGCGATCGCGATGGCCCGCAACGGCGGCATCGGCGTGCTGCACCGCAACCTCTCGATGGAGGACCAGGCCCAGCAGGTCGACCTGGTGAAGCGCTCGGAGTCGGGCATGATCACCAACCCGGTGACCTGCTCGCCCGAGGACACGGTGCGCGACGTCGACCGGCTCTGCGCGAAGTTCCGCATCTCCGGGCTGCCGGTGACCGACGCCAGCGGCGCCCTGGTGGGGATCATCACCAACCGCGACATGCGGTTCGTCTCCGACCCGTCCACCCCGGTCCACGAGGTCATGACGAAGCTCCCGCTGATCACCGCGCCGGTCGGGGTCAGCAAGGCCGACGCGCTGGACCTGCTGCGCAAGCACAAGGTCGAGAAGCTGCCGCTGGTCGACGAGGGTGGCCGGCTGCGTGGTCTGATCACCGTGAAGGACTTCACCAAGAGCGAGCAGTTCCCGCTGGCGACGAAGGACTCCTCGGGTCGGCTGCGGGTCGCCGCCGCGATCGGCTTCGGCGAGGAGTCGTACAAGCGGGCTCGGACCCTGGTCGACGCCGGGGTGGACGTGGTGGTGGTGGACGTGGCGCACGGCCACAGCCGGGCCATCGTCGAGATGATCCAGCGCCTGAAGCGCGAGACCGACGTGCAGGTGATCGGGGGCAACTCCGCCACCTACGCCGGGGCCCGTGCCCTGGCCGAGGCCGGCGCGGACGCCGTCAAGGTCGGGGTCGGCCCAGGGTCGATCTGCACGACCCGGGTCGTCGCCGGCGTCGGCGTACCGCAGATCACCGCGATCATGGAGGCGGCCCGGGCCTGCCGGCCGCTGGGGGTGCCGGTGATCGGCGACGGCGGGATGCAGTACTCCGGCGACATCGCCAAGGCCCTCGTCGCCGGCGCCGACTCGGTGATGCTGGGCAGCCTGCTCGCGGGTTGCGAGGAGAGCCCGGGTGAGCTGATCTTCATCAACGGCAAGCAGTACAAGTCCTACCGGGGGATGGGCTCGCTCGGCGCCATGCAGAGCCGGGGTGTGCAGAAGTCCTACTCCAAGGACCGCTACTTCCAGGACGACGTGATCTCCGACGAGAAGCTGATCCCGGAGGGCATCGAGGGGCAGGTCCCCTACCGTGGCCCACTCGCCACCGTCGCCCACCAGCTTGTCGGAGGCCTGCGGCAGGGCATGTTCTACAGTGGCGCCCCGACCATCCCCGAGCTGCACCGGCGTGGCCAGCTGATCCGGATCACCGCGGCCGGGCTGAAGGAGAGCCACCCGCACGACGTCCAGATGACCGTCGAGGCGCCCAACTACCACTCCCGCTGA
- a CDS encoding GuaB3 family IMP dehydrogenase-related protein, producing MRDVVEIGLGKTAQRGYHLDDIAIVPSRRTRDVDDVSTSWQLDAYPFGIPCVGHPSDATMSPSSAVRLGQLGGLGVLNVEGLWTRYENPTKVLEELAGLGEDARATKRLQEVYAEPIRPDLIAERVRELRAGGGTVAVRVSPQHTLALAPVILDAGVDILVIQGTIVSAEHVSTTDEPLNLKEFIADLDLPVIVGGCTDYKTALHLMRTGAAGVIVGIGGDEWSTTESVLGIRVPMASAIADAAAARRDYLDETGGRYVHLIADGDIQTSGDIAKALGCGADAVMLGEPLSLCDEAPAGGAWWHSAASHPSLPRGAFEVAGEPLGSMEQLLFGPADEADGQLNLFGGLRRAMAKCGYRDLKEFQKVGLVLDR from the coding sequence ATGCGTGACGTGGTCGAGATCGGGCTGGGCAAGACCGCGCAGCGCGGCTACCACCTGGACGACATCGCCATCGTGCCGAGCCGCCGTACCCGGGACGTCGATGACGTCTCGACCTCCTGGCAGCTCGACGCGTACCCGTTCGGCATCCCGTGCGTCGGCCACCCCTCCGACGCCACCATGAGCCCTTCGTCGGCGGTGCGGCTCGGTCAGCTCGGCGGTCTCGGCGTGCTCAACGTCGAAGGGCTCTGGACCCGCTACGAGAACCCGACCAAGGTGCTGGAGGAGCTGGCCGGCCTCGGCGAGGACGCCCGCGCCACCAAGCGGCTCCAAGAGGTGTACGCGGAGCCGATCCGCCCGGACCTCATCGCCGAGCGGGTCCGCGAGTTGCGCGCCGGTGGCGGCACGGTGGCGGTGCGGGTCTCTCCGCAGCACACCCTCGCGCTGGCCCCGGTGATCCTGGACGCCGGGGTGGACATCCTGGTCATCCAGGGCACCATCGTCTCGGCCGAGCACGTGTCGACCACCGACGAGCCGTTGAACCTCAAGGAGTTCATCGCCGACCTCGACCTGCCGGTGATCGTCGGCGGCTGCACGGACTACAAGACCGCTCTGCACCTGATGCGTACCGGCGCGGCCGGTGTGATCGTGGGCATCGGTGGCGACGAGTGGTCGACCACCGAGTCGGTGCTGGGCATCCGGGTGCCGATGGCCTCCGCGATCGCCGACGCGGCGGCGGCCCGCCGCGACTATCTGGACGAGACCGGCGGCCGGTACGTGCACCTGATCGCCGACGGTGACATCCAGACCTCGGGCGACATCGCCAAGGCGCTCGGTTGCGGCGCGGACGCGGTGATGCTCGGTGAGCCGCTGTCGCTCTGCGACGAGGCGCCCGCCGGTGGTGCCTGGTGGCACTCGGCGGCGAGCCACCCGTCGCTGCCTCGGGGTGCCTTCGAGGTTGCCGGTGAGCCGCTGGGGTCGATGGAGCAGCTGCTCTTCGGCCCGGCGGATGAGGCCGACGGTCAGCTCAACCTGTTCGGGGGGCTGCGTCGGGCCATGGCCAAGTGCGGCTACCGCGACCTGAAGGAGTTCCAGAAGGTCGGCCTGGTCCTCGACCGCTGA
- a CDS encoding ThuA domain-containing protein, with amino-acid sequence MPRPTGRRWFAVAAGLILTIPLTSAVPATAAPTDDVAPTTPAVVENGPTALRSAARAPQTYRVLVFTKTAGERRASIPDGVATIRQLAQANDFTVTVSRDAAVFTAAELAKYRAVVFLNTTGDVLNASQEAAFEAYVKAGGGYVGVHAAAETEPDWTFYQDLVGAKVAGASPAVRGVVDVADRAHPASETLPRTLTLTEEWYNFSRNVRGSAHVLATVDEKTYTGGAMGYDHPVTWCKDHQGGRSFYTGLGHSIETYRSAKFREHLLGGIQWSAGVVEGDCGATVLGNYEKVTLNDDPGEPMSLAVLPDGRVLHNTRGGEVRLYDPATGASPVITTVDVYQHDEDGLQSVAIDPDFATNKWVYIYYAPRLNTPVDDPATPGVNEGDAPATSTDPTVWDKFKGYNQLSRVKLVDSPTPHLDMSTEQQILRVDVDRGICCHVAGEIKFDGKGLLYLITGDDTNAGGSDGYTPINESPTQGPGYDAQRSAANTNDLRGKLLRIKVRANGTYAIPKGNLFPEERDTAAKTRPEIFLMGLRNPFRYDVDAKGIVYVGDYSPDSRVPSATRGPDGTGRWFATDKAGNYGWPYCYSPSLPYIDFDFVTRTSGAPFNCGAPVNDSPRNTGLRVLPKVEQPQFWYTFDARTPCAGSYLENPPAGCDFKWPVIGTGGVGPMGGPIYSYDPASTSEVKFPEYYQNAVVFGEFTRDKIFMMRTDGRGTLTGVEQFLPGVVFDNPMDMEFGPDGSLYLLEYGDGFFRANPDAQLSVIRYVKGKRSPVAKLDATPTSGSAPLTVRFSSAGSYDPDPGESISYAWDFTSDGTVDSADPAPSFTYTANGTYTAKLTVTDSSGKTAVLTKEIVVGNTAPTVTVTSPVSGSFFTWGETVPFTVTVTDPEDGPVDCSRVTVTFVLGHDSHGHPDSSTTGCTGTLATPADGGDHAGGYLYGGISASYSDLGGGGQAPITAVGQAIIQTPRQQAENAQVRQGVEVAVTGDTGGGQHVSGIDPGDHLAFDPINLGGVSTVTLRHSGGSAATAGTPRATVELRLDSPTGPVVATAALNATTGNSAFTSTAVPVDQPAGAHRLYLVFTAVSGGPTSGLVNLNWVEFTEG; translated from the coding sequence GTGAGCCGGGACGCGGCCGTGTTCACCGCCGCCGAGCTGGCGAAGTACCGCGCGGTGGTGTTCCTCAACACCACCGGCGACGTACTCAACGCCAGCCAGGAAGCGGCGTTCGAGGCGTACGTCAAGGCTGGTGGCGGTTACGTGGGCGTGCACGCGGCGGCGGAGACCGAGCCGGACTGGACCTTCTACCAGGACCTGGTCGGCGCGAAGGTGGCCGGTGCCTCGCCGGCCGTTCGCGGCGTGGTGGACGTGGCCGACCGAGCCCACCCCGCCAGCGAGACGTTGCCGCGCACGCTCACCCTCACCGAGGAGTGGTACAACTTCAGCCGTAACGTCCGGGGTTCCGCACACGTGCTGGCCACCGTGGACGAGAAGACCTACACCGGCGGCGCGATGGGGTACGACCACCCGGTCACCTGGTGCAAGGACCACCAGGGCGGGCGCTCCTTCTACACCGGCCTCGGGCACAGCATCGAGACGTACCGCTCGGCGAAGTTCCGTGAGCACCTGCTCGGCGGCATCCAGTGGTCCGCCGGCGTGGTCGAGGGCGACTGCGGCGCCACGGTGCTCGGCAACTACGAGAAGGTGACCCTCAACGACGACCCGGGCGAGCCGATGTCGCTGGCCGTACTCCCGGACGGCCGGGTGCTGCACAACACCCGCGGCGGCGAGGTGCGGCTCTACGACCCCGCCACCGGCGCCAGCCCGGTGATCACCACCGTCGACGTGTACCAGCACGACGAGGACGGCCTCCAGTCGGTGGCGATCGACCCGGACTTCGCGACCAACAAGTGGGTCTACATCTACTACGCCCCCAGGCTGAACACTCCCGTCGACGATCCGGCCACCCCGGGCGTCAACGAGGGCGACGCGCCGGCCACCTCCACCGACCCGACCGTCTGGGACAAGTTCAAGGGCTACAACCAGCTCTCCCGGGTCAAGCTGGTGGACTCGCCCACTCCGCACCTGGACATGAGCACCGAGCAGCAGATCCTCCGGGTCGACGTGGACCGCGGCATCTGCTGCCACGTGGCTGGCGAGATCAAGTTCGACGGCAAGGGGCTGCTCTACCTGATCACCGGCGACGACACCAACGCCGGAGGCTCCGACGGCTACACGCCGATCAACGAGTCGCCGACCCAGGGCCCCGGCTACGACGCGCAGCGCTCGGCGGCCAACACCAACGACCTGCGGGGCAAGCTGCTGCGGATCAAGGTGCGGGCCAACGGCACGTACGCCATCCCGAAGGGCAACCTCTTCCCCGAGGAGCGGGACACCGCCGCCAAGACGCGACCGGAGATCTTCCTGATGGGGCTTCGCAACCCCTTCCGGTACGACGTGGACGCCAAGGGCATCGTCTACGTCGGCGACTACTCGCCGGACTCCCGCGTACCCAGCGCCACCCGGGGGCCGGACGGCACCGGCCGCTGGTTCGCCACCGACAAGGCCGGCAACTACGGCTGGCCGTACTGCTACTCGCCGAGCCTGCCGTACATCGACTTCGACTTCGTGACCCGGACCTCCGGCGCCCCGTTCAACTGCGGCGCCCCGGTGAACGACTCACCGCGCAACACCGGCCTGCGGGTCCTGCCCAAGGTCGAGCAGCCGCAGTTCTGGTACACGTTCGACGCGCGCACCCCGTGTGCCGGCTCGTACCTGGAGAACCCGCCGGCCGGCTGCGACTTCAAGTGGCCGGTGATCGGCACCGGCGGCGTCGGCCCGATGGGCGGCCCGATCTACTCGTACGACCCGGCGTCGACCTCCGAGGTGAAGTTCCCCGAGTACTACCAGAACGCGGTGGTGTTCGGTGAGTTCACCCGGGACAAGATCTTCATGATGCGCACCGACGGCCGGGGCACCCTGACCGGCGTCGAGCAGTTCCTTCCCGGCGTCGTCTTCGACAACCCGATGGACATGGAGTTCGGCCCGGACGGCTCGCTCTACCTGCTCGAGTACGGCGACGGCTTCTTCCGGGCCAACCCGGACGCGCAGTTGTCGGTGATCCGGTACGTCAAGGGCAAGCGGTCACCGGTGGCGAAGCTCGACGCCACTCCCACCTCGGGATCGGCACCACTGACCGTGCGGTTCTCCTCGGCCGGCAGCTACGACCCGGACCCGGGCGAGTCCATCTCGTACGCCTGGGACTTCACCAGCGACGGCACGGTCGACTCGGCTGATCCGGCCCCGTCGTTCACCTACACGGCCAACGGGACGTACACCGCCAAGCTGACGGTGACCGACTCCAGCGGGAAGACGGCGGTGCTCACCAAGGAGATCGTGGTGGGTAACACCGCGCCCACGGTGACCGTCACCAGCCCGGTGAGCGGCAGCTTCTTCACCTGGGGTGAGACCGTGCCGTTCACGGTCACCGTGACGGACCCGGAGGACGGGCCGGTGGACTGCTCGCGGGTGACCGTGACCTTCGTCCTCGGCCACGACAGCCACGGCCACCCGGACAGCTCGACCACCGGCTGCACCGGCACCCTCGCCACCCCCGCCGACGGCGGTGACCACGCCGGCGGATACCTCTACGGGGGAATCAGCGCCTCGTACAGCGACCTGGGCGGCGGCGGTCAGGCCCCGATCACCGCGGTCGGCCAGGCGATCATCCAGACGCCCCGACAGCAGGCCGAGAACGCCCAGGTACGGCAGGGCGTCGAGGTTGCCGTGACCGGTGACACCGGCGGCGGGCAGCACGTCAGCGGGATCGACCCGGGCGACCACCTCGCGTTCGACCCGATCAACCTGGGCGGGGTGTCCACCGTGACGCTGCGGCACTCCGGTGGCTCGGCGGCCACCGCCGGCACCCCACGGGCGACGGTGGAGCTGCGACTCGACTCGCCGACCGGCCCCGTCGTCGCCACAGCGGCGTTGAACGCGACCACCGGCAACTCGGCCTTCACCAGCACCGCGGTGCCGGTGGACCAGCCGGCCGGGGCGCATCGGCTCTACCTGGTCTTCACCGCCGTATCCGGCGGCCCGACCAGCGGCCTCGTCAACCTGAACTGGGTCGAGTTCACCGAGGGCTGA